A stretch of DNA from Sesamum indicum cultivar Zhongzhi No. 13 unplaced genomic scaffold, S_indicum_v1.0 scaffold00492, whole genome shotgun sequence:
AAGTAAGAAAATTCTTACCTGGTAAGAGTTAATACACAGATAAATAACtggaattttcaaatcaaGATTGAGGAAAAATATGAACTTGATCATTACCATATAGCTTCATCCATGAATAGAAACTAGGTTGGACTCTAGGGAATATATCGTGTGACAACTCCATAGGACCATCTCTTGCTTGCTGTTTCAACCTCAGGCTCTCCTTAGTACTCCCATGAATAATTTTGTAGGGCGGGCCGGTGATTCCTTGTGACCGAAGCATGTGTTGTATGCGAAAAGGGAGCCATAATACTTTGTGGATAACTCTTATCAGAATTAGTGTAATAAGGGACAGAAAGAATGAGAAGATCATGATTATGATCTTGGAAAAACTGGTACACCTTATtgtattgaaaatgagcacaaaataccatatttaaagaaattttaatcattgGGTTTGGAGGGATGAGACAATCTAGGTTCTTGAAATTGTGAGAAAAACAACAGAAGTAGACTAGGTTTGAGAGTGACAGCTTAGATGTTCCCTAGGAAAACCACGATTATGTCAATGAATGCCTAGGCCAAGGAAAACAGTGCAGATGATTCTAGAAGGCTTTTATTCGGccaaattataaatgttgTTTAAGGCAGAATGAAAGAGAACATCAACCTGCAGCAGGTCGCATGCACATGTCCATGACGGACAAGAAGAAATGCACTAAAGGAACTTATGTGGAATGATAGTCTATTGCAGTTTCCTCTGTTTTGAGCAATAACAGAAAACTCTGCTTGGATTATGAGCGGTAAGAAGCCCACACTGAAGATCTAAAGATTGTAGtctaaatttgtttttgtccAATAAAGAGACTGCCAACACGACATTGCATGGACTTTCGATCTCAGTGAGATATATAGTCCTGCAACCTAGAAAACATCTTCAGAATCTCATTTCAGTCGCAGGATGCTATTCATTTTCTTCCACTTGCTTATACAAGTAGATACCATATTCTAACTATTTGATCAAACACAGGCAGTGATTTCATCCATTGGATAGTCCTCTCAAGATTTCTCTTGTTTACAATGATAGTTTGATAATAGATTATCGGTAAAGCCGAATGCtggaaaacaagaaatatgTACATGATCATAGCAGTCAAAACAAACTGTCTGTGCGACCCACAAATAGATTATTTAGTTATTTGCCGAGGACATTTTATAACCAACATATGCATACATATTGACACAAAGCAGTAAAGAATTGATCTGTTTCACAGCAAATGCAGAATGATCTGAACTCCATGTTGAGGCTGAACAGTAAGAAACTGGTAAGGCGCATGGATATAATTTGGCGAGAGCGCTAATCTATAACGCTGCAAAATCATCGAGAGCGTCATCTTAGCTTCATTAACTGCAAAGTTATTGCCCACACATGATCGAGGACCAGCAGCAAAAGGGAGAAATGCCATGGAATTTCTGTTTGCTGCATTAGCCAATCCTTCAGCAAATCTCTCTGGCTTGAACATATGGGCATCTTTTCCCCATATCTCAGGATTCCGATGTAGTGCTAGTGTTGGAACATTCACCTGAACATTTGCAGGAATTTCATATTTTCCCAACTTGATGTTTCTGTGTACTCTTCTAGTAATAGAAAGAACGGGGCTGTAAAGCCTTAATGCTTCATAAACAATCATCGTTAACTGCATGACAGTAAAGGAAAATGAGAAACCAAAAGTTTCGCACAATTTCAATATAGAATCTAGGTACGTACGATTTTAAGCCTGGCAATGCCTTCTGCTGTTGGTTTTTCCTGGCCAAAGACTTGAACCACCTCGTCCCTTGCTTTTTCTTGCCATTCTGTGAAAATGGACAAGAGAAAGACAGTCCACGAGAGCAAGGTGCTAGTTGTTTCGTGCCCGGCAATATAGAATACCTTGCATTCATCAACTATATCATCGACTGAGATTCTGCTTTTTGGATCAATATCATGGTGAACTTTTAGGAGGGATCCCAGAAAATCATTTCCAAAGTTGTCTGATTCCCCTGCCTTTACCTTATCTTCCCTTTTCTTAACCAATGACAAGATAGAATCGTGTAATGATTGCTCAATTTTGTCCGATTCAATATCATCTTTCGACCTCCAAATCTTCCTGCAATATGAAACACTTATAAGTTAGCAGCAGAAGCCAGGTGAAAGTTGATGATCCATATTCTAGCTACTACAAGGACACATGCTCTAGATGattataatggtgaaaagaACTTACTTCAGACCAAAGAGTCTAATCTTAAAAGTGTTCTTAGCAATCAAAACACCCAACTTCATCATCATATCAAAGATATTCTTCCCTTCCACATAACTGCTTCCAAAGGCTGTTCTTGAGATAACATCTGATGTCAAAAGCTTAAATTCCTTAGatacttcaatttctttccCTTCATGATATCTCCATCTCTCCAGCATTGTATCCACACTTTCTACCATTGCCGAAACCATATCCTACAAATTGAAGGAAATTGCAAATTGGTCATgactacacacacacccacacccacacccacacacacacacacacacatattcaCAAACAAGAATCCACCTTCAAGCTCTCTCCATGGAAAGCATGATTGGCTAGTTTCCTTAGCTTTGACCATTTTTCCCCTTCTGCTACTACAAGCCCATCTCCTAGAAGTTTCTTTGCATGACTTATAGGTTTTATTTTCCGGTAAACTCCTTCCTTATCGGTCAATATTTCCCTAACCAACTCAGGCTCAGTAACAACTATTTGAGGCTGATTACCAATCCAGATAAGGAAATTCTTGCCTGTTACAGCAAAAGTATTCAAAAACTCATCTTATCAATTACTGACAACAAGAAtcagaaaagggaaaagatgGGTTTTACCATATAACTTCATCCAAGTATTCAAATGTGGAAGAATTCTTGGGAACATATCATGCTGCCCTAAATCACAGGGAGCTTTAATGGCTTCTTTCCTCATACTGATGATCTCTTTAGTGTTTCCATGTAAGAGTTTGTAAGAGGGCCCTTTGAGTCCTTGGGACTGCAGCTTCTGTTGCATATGAATCGGGCCTAACCATAGCTTGTAGACTAATCTTGAGAAAACTGCAAGGGTGAGAGAGAGGCAGAAGAGGGAGAATAAACTGATCATCATGGTGCTGAAGAACAACACAGGTCTCAGTACTACTTCTGCTGGTAgttgtgtttgattttatgaGAATCTTGGAACTGATCACTAAGATATTGATGATATCTATGTGAAATTCTTGAATCCACCCCATCATTT
This window harbors:
- the LOC105180269 gene encoding cytochrome P450 CYP749A22-like isoform X1, with translation MMISLFSLFCLSLTLAVFSRLVYKLWLGPIHMQQKLQSQGLKGPSYKLLHGNTKEIISMRKEAIKAPCDLGQHDMFPRILPHLNTWMKLYGKNFLIWIGNQPQIVVTEPELVREILTDKEGVYRKIKPISHAKKLLGDGLVVAEGEKWSKLRKLANHAFHGESLKDMVSAMVESVDTMLERWRYHEGKEIEVSKEFKLLTSDVISRTAFGSSYVEGKNIFDMMMKLGVLIAKNTFKIRLFGLKKIWRSKDDIESDKIEQSLHDSILSLVKKREDKVKAGESDNFGNDFLGSLLKVHHDIDPKSRISVDDIVDECKVFYIAGHETTSTLLSWTVFLLSIFTEWQEKARDEVVQVFGQEKPTAEGIARLKILTMIVYEALRLYSPVLSITRRVHRNIKLGKYEIPANVQVNVPTLALHRNPEIWGKDAHMFKPERFAEGLANAANRNSMAFLPFAAGPRSCVGNNFAVNEAKMTLSMILQRYRLALSPNYIHAPYQFLTVQPQHGVQIILHLL
- the LOC105180269 gene encoding cytochrome P450 CYP749A22-like isoform X2, which translates into the protein MMISLFSLFCLSLTLAVFSRLVYKLWLGPIHMQQKLQSQGLKGPSYKLLHGNTKEIISMRKEAIKAPCDLGQHDMFPRILPHLNTWMKLYGKNFLIWIGNQPQIVVTEPELVREILTDKEGVYRKIKPISHAKKLLGDGLVVAEGEKWSKLRKLANHAFHGESLKDMVSAMVESVDTMLERWRYHEGKEIEVSKEFKLLTSDVISRTAFGSSYVEGKNIFDMMMKLGVLIAKNTFKIRLFGLKKIWRSKDDIESDKIEQSLHDSILSLVKKREDKVKAGESDNFGNDFLGSLLKVHHDIDPKSRISVDDIVDECKVFYIAGHETTSTLLSWTVFLLSIFTEWQEKARDEVVQVFGQEKPTAEGIARLKIVNVPTLALHRNPEIWGKDAHMFKPERFAEGLANAANRNSMAFLPFAAGPRSCVGNNFAVNEAKMTLSMILQRYRLALSPNYIHAPYQFLTVQPQHGVQIILHLL